In Paracoccus aminophilus JCM 7686, a single window of DNA contains:
- the gdhA gene encoding NADP-specific glutamate dehydrogenase, with the protein MTILDDKLEPIFDEVVRRNAGEPEFHQAVREVLESLGRVVAKRPDYLEDALIERICEPERQIIFRVPWTDDKGKVHINRGFRVQFSSAMGPYKGGLRFHPSVNVGIIKFLGFEQIFKNALTGLPIGGGKGGSDFDPKGKSDGEIMRFCQSFMTELYRHLGEYTDVPAGDIGVGAREIGYMFGQYKRLTNRYEAGVLTGKGLFYGGSLARKEATGYGNTYFTRAMLQATGTDFDGKKVVVSGSGNVAIYTIEKVQEFGGKVIACSDSSGYIVDENGIDLALLQEIKEVRRGRVGEYARIKGEGNGVYFVKAADGNIWDVPCEVAMPSATQNELTGKDAKKLVKNGVMAVGEGANMPSTPEAIRTFQQAGVKFGPGKAANAGGVATSALEMQQNASRDKWTFDKTEARLADIMRDIHDSCYQTAEEFGAPGDYVIGANIAGFIRVAEPMRAFGII; encoded by the coding sequence TTGACCATTCTCGACGACAAGCTCGAACCAATTTTCGATGAGGTCGTCCGGCGCAATGCCGGCGAGCCCGAATTCCACCAAGCGGTGCGTGAAGTCCTCGAAAGCCTCGGCCGAGTCGTCGCGAAGCGACCCGACTATCTCGAAGATGCGCTGATCGAGCGCATTTGCGAGCCCGAGCGTCAGATCATCTTCCGCGTGCCGTGGACCGATGACAAAGGCAAGGTCCACATCAACCGTGGTTTCCGCGTCCAGTTCTCCTCGGCTATGGGTCCCTATAAGGGCGGCTTGCGGTTCCACCCCTCGGTGAACGTCGGCATCATCAAATTCCTCGGCTTCGAGCAGATCTTCAAGAACGCGCTCACCGGTCTGCCGATCGGCGGCGGCAAGGGCGGTTCGGACTTTGACCCCAAGGGCAAGTCGGACGGCGAGATCATGCGTTTCTGCCAGAGCTTCATGACCGAGCTTTATCGCCACCTCGGCGAATATACCGACGTTCCGGCGGGCGACATCGGCGTCGGCGCGCGGGAAATCGGCTATATGTTCGGCCAATACAAGCGTCTGACCAACCGCTACGAGGCGGGCGTGCTGACCGGCAAGGGCCTCTTCTACGGCGGCTCGCTGGCGCGCAAGGAAGCGACCGGCTACGGCAACACCTATTTCACCCGCGCCATGCTGCAAGCCACCGGCACCGATTTCGACGGCAAGAAAGTCGTGGTTTCGGGTTCGGGCAACGTCGCGATCTACACCATTGAAAAGGTGCAGGAATTCGGCGGAAAAGTCATCGCATGTTCGGATAGCTCGGGCTATATCGTTGACGAAAACGGCATTGATCTGGCGCTGCTGCAAGAGATCAAGGAAGTTCGCCGTGGCCGCGTCGGCGAATATGCGCGCATCAAGGGCGAAGGCAATGGCGTCTATTTCGTCAAAGCTGCCGATGGCAACATTTGGGACGTGCCCTGCGAGGTCGCCATGCCCTCGGCCACCCAGAACGAGCTGACCGGCAAAGACGCCAAGAAGCTGGTGAAGAACGGCGTGATGGCGGTTGGCGAAGGCGCGAACATGCCCTCGACCCCGGAAGCGATCCGCACCTTCCAGCAGGCTGGCGTCAAATTCGGCCCGGGCAAGGCGGCAAACGCCGGTGGCGTTGCGACCTCGGCGCTCGAGATGCAGCAAAACGCCTCGCGCGACAAATGGACCTTCGACAAGACCGAGGCCCGTCTGGCCGACATCATGCGCGACATCCATGACAGCTGCTACCAGACCGCAGAAGAGTTCGGCGCGCCGGGCGATTACGTGATCGGCGCCAATATCGCGGGCTTCATCCGCGTGGCCGAGCCGATGCGCGCATTCGGCATCATCTGA
- the cas2e gene encoding type I-E CRISPR-associated endoribonuclease Cas2e produces the protein MRAGVYVGDCSARTREMIWSQVTGGIEQGDAVMIWSAPTDQGDAFETTGRNRRMPVDFDGLKLVSFFPRDDGNNR, from the coding sequence GTGCGTGCCGGCGTCTATGTCGGCGACTGTTCGGCCCGCACGCGCGAAATGATCTGGTCCCAGGTCACCGGCGGGATCGAGCAGGGCGATGCCGTCATGATCTGGAGCGCGCCGACCGACCAAGGCGATGCCTTCGAAACCACCGGCCGCAACCGCCGAATGCCGGTCGATTTCGACGGCCTGAAGCTGGTGTCGTTTTTCCCGCGCGATGACGGGAATAATCGGTAG